In Stomoxys calcitrans chromosome 2, idStoCalc2.1, whole genome shotgun sequence, the following proteins share a genomic window:
- the LOC131995219 gene encoding uncharacterized protein LOC131995219 — MNNKRTLLSISPENSHSTPKKYSPYQKMNINNQQDVFSWSKLGDVLDDKLKDVAKKEDLTAIKYEVEELKQENCKLREDIKKLTNRLETLDRKSRTTNIVVSGLRSRTTFTAKKEFLDICNNKLNIVVNISYARMLSSGKSFVFTLDTNSQVQNILNTKEKLHGQFIYIQKDYTAVEQSTRYNLRQVGKIVSQHKKDVKVRLGEFCLFLLNLV; from the exons ATGAATAATAAGAGAACGCTATTATCGATATCACCAGAAAACAGTCACAGTACCCCAAAAAAGTATTcaccatatcaaaaaatgaacatAAATAACCAACAAGATGTTTTTTCGTGGAGTAAGCTGGGCGATGTGTTGGATGATAAGTTGAAAGATGTGGCCAAAAAAGAGGACCTTACTGCAATCAAATATGAAGTGGAAGAACTTAAACAGGAAAATTGTAAATTGAGAGAAGATATCAAGAAACTAACAAATCGCTTAGAAACCTTAGACAGAAAATCTCGTACTACAAATATTGTGGTGAGTGGACTTAGAAGTAGAACTACATTTacggcaaaaaaagaattcctCGACATCTGCAACAACAAATTAAACATCGTAGTTAACATATCGTACGCTAGAATGTTATCTTCAGGAAAATCGTTCGTATTTACACTGGACACCAATTCCcaagtgcaaaatattttaaatacgaaagaaaaattgcatggccaatttatatatatacaaaaggaTTATACTGCTGTCGAACAGTCTACCAGATACAACCTGCGTCAAGTTGGCAAAATCGTATCCCAGCATAAAAAAGACGTTAAAGTTAGGTTAGGAGAGTTCTGTCT TTTCCTGTTGAATCTGGTGTGA